ATATTTGACATTAATTTTAAAGATTTAAGCACATTATTGTGATTTGAATCAAGTTTGAAAGTCAACCATTGAACTTTGACTCAACAATTAATGATCATGAATTTTTATCGTTAAAGTAATAAAACTTTAGAGTATAATATCAGCCGTGCAAGCGTTACATACTAATAATGAATATTAAAGAGTCTTCCTTGTAGTATTTAGCTTTCCCCAAATATTCCTTGGAGTATTTAGGTACAAATATTTtgtacaaaatacaaaaccgTGTGCTTAGAAAAAGACAAATACAAAACCGCGTgtgtaaaaaacaaaaacaaaagtgaaatacGAAAAAGCAGCataggaagagaaagaaagaaaagaaacagacTGGactgaaaatgaagaagagagtAGAGGCAGCAAAAAGTCAACAGCGAAGAAGTCTCTGTTTTATGGCATCCTTTTCCAGTTTCCTTTAGGAcctttaaaataaagtaaaaataaaaataaaaaattaattaattattcatTCCCAGACTCCCACGATAGCGGTTATAAATCATCACACAGTTCCTAAGCTCGCATAAAACTTTAATTTCTccagttttattttattttccctttttaaagaaaaaggtttcaaatgttctctcttttatttctttattactCGTCATCATTGCCATTCTGTTTTTATTCAATTGCTTGTGCGAAGtcatcagaagaagaagaagaaaggggcACCGCCAAATAAACAAAAGCCAAGCCATTTTCTAGCTTTCATTGGGTGGTAAGACCAAAATCCCGGGTACCCAGTTCCTGTTTTTACTCGTTTGTGGATTTTGTTCTTAGTGGCTTTGTGGGTTTTAGggctgttttgttttttcaaaaaggTTTTTGCTTGCTTTGTTTATAATGATTGAAATTGGTTCTCATGGTGCAGTTTGAGAATTTAGGCAACAAGTTTTGATCTTGGAAGGTGGGTCTGGTTTGGAATTTGGATTGGAGGTGATTACAAGAGTTGGATGCTGAAGATTTAGCTCCAGTACTTCCTTTTTTATGGATAGGTTATGCTGTTTTAGCGGTTCCTACTCTCAGGTGATCATGTTTTTTCACTTCTTATGCCCCTTATATGCAgtccttttattttgttttgtttgttttttgtttgatgtataTTTTCTCAATCATAAGTCTTATAAAGCATggtttttgatattttctgGGACTATATGTGTAATTCAATTGAGGAATTTTGTTCATGTACTTGATTTTTCTAGTAGGATATCCATCAGCTTTCGGGTGGATTTGAAAATTatgttttattaattgttaTGGTCAGCTGGATTAATATGCTCTTTTGGGATTAAGGGGTATCATGATCGTTCATTCTTCTTTGTTCATTTATTTCATCTTTTCCTGTTCTCTACCGATGTtgtgtgttttggttttctgatATGATCTTAGGAACTGCTTTGCAATATTTGGTAAATTGAAGTGATTTTGGGTATTCTACTTGACTGAGGATGCTAAAGCCGAGTATTTACTTTCTTCTGCTGCATTTCTGAAGCTGGGTACAAGGGATATTCAGTTGCCTTCAATACTAGAATACTTAGGCCACAATTTCCATAGGTGCTGAACTTCTGAATTGAGCCAACACGTGCGGACCAAAAATGAACCAACATGTTTCTAACTGGCTGCTCTCTTGGTTTGGTGCATTAAAAATAAGTGTATTGTTTTTACTCAACAGCCATATAATAGAGTTCTGTTTCATTGTACTTAAAAGAAGCTTAAGAAGGAAAGCAAttctaaaaaagaaatagattCAAGCTCGATTTTCTTCTATGCTTGCCTTAATGCATGAAACTCAAATTTCATTCTTTACCTGGTAAATGGACTAGAAACTGAATTTTTATGTTTCGAAGcaaaaagttgaaaacaatTGTTTCCTTCTGAGTGTGCCTGTCTATGAACTATACAAGATTGAGGttgtattatttataatttttctatGCAGTATGGGGGACGTTCATCATCTGGCTCTGGTAAGGGAAGAAGCCACGATGGGTTAGCAAAGTATGGTTTCAGCCTGGTAAAAGGAAAAGCTAATCATCCAATGGAGGATTATCATGTTGCTAAGTTTGTTCGGAGCCAAGGACATGAGTTAGGATTGTTTGCTATATATGATGGCCATTTGGGAGACACTGTGCCTGCATATCTACAGAAgcatttgttttcaaatatcCTTAAGGAGGTAGCTGCTAATTTCAGATAGTTCCATTTATTTGTCTTGTTTAGGTACATAGAAATTGTGGAGTGATGTATTCTTACAATTTTCATGTAAATATTGCAGGAAGAGTTTTGGGTCGACCCTAACAGATCTATCTTAAAAGCCTATGAGCGGACGGACCAGGCAATTCTCTCTCATAGTTCTGACTTGGGGCGTGGTGGGTCCACTGCTGTAACTGCAATATTGTTAAACGGTCAGCGATTATGGGTGGCAAATGTTGGAGATTCACGGGCAGTTCTTTCAAAGGGTGGTCAGGCAGTACAGATGTCTATAGACCATGAGCCCAATACTGAACGAGGCAGCATTGAAAACAAAGGTGGCTTTGTCTCAAACATGCCAGGTATTTTACAGCAATGATGTTTAGAAAGTTCATTCAATGTGTAAATACACATGTAAAACTGTAACATTTTGAATGAACATTACTGgtttttcaagaaaaagaacaagtaatcaattttcactattttattttttaaagtggTGCTTCATCTGTTAATATGTCATGTAGATTTTAGTTTTGTGCTGCAAGGGTTTTCCACTGAGATAAATTCCAAGACTTTTGTCGCTTTCTCAACAATTGAAATTGTTCAACAGTTCTTACACCAAATAGATAGAAGCAATACcataaactattttatttgCAAGAAAATATCAGCATTCAGATAGGAGTTGAACTATGAGCTTACTTTGTCTTAGAGGATGACTTTGCTGATCCTTTGGATTAGTTTTCTGCACTTCTgttatttaattcaaatttgtgTTGGCTATACTTCGTGGGAATTGCATTCTCCAGAAGAACTTAAGACTTTTAGCAACTTTAAGTTTTCCAAATAAGTAAATACGAAAGGGGAAAGAAAGAAGTAAAACCTTATTCCATTCATAAGTTTAGCCATCTGAGTACCAAAGACTTGATAATTTCTTATGAATCACTTGAGCACTTCTGAAGAATAGTAGGAAATTCTCGATCAGGTCCTTATTGTCCAAATTGTAGAAGTTGtttgaacaatttttttaaatagatttTAGAATCTGGCTTCCTCTGACTTTTAGCAGACAGTAATCTTTTTACTGGAGGCCTTTGTAGTGCCGTGATACCCTTGACCTCCCCATCTATGCCATGCGGTAATGATTCCTCTGGCTGTAAATACGTAATTATGTTGAATATATGAACTATGTCTCATCAGGTCACCAACTTCCTTGACCTTCCGGCACTGGGCAGGCATCCGGTTTTTCAAGTTTCCAACTAAAGATTGGATGACACTGTGCACAAGATAAAAAGGGATTTTTATCCAAACTAAGACCTTTTTCGAGAATCTACCTTCTATTGACATCTTTGTTTGTTGATACTTTGTTTACCGGAGTTGGTCTCAGCAGTCTGCATGCCTGTTTGTCTGATGTTATGGCAATGCAAGCTTAGAAGAAGCTAGCATGATTTCAATGCACCAACTCTTCCCTATTTATTTTGGGGGTAATAAAACTCTTCAAGTGGGATTTAGACCACAAATCAGGATTtctgttttcaattttaattatgaGTAAACAACCAGTGAAAGTTATCTTGTATGAAAAACGTTTAGTCTTAAGATATTTTCCTGATGCAGCTGTGAGTTGCATGTGTCAATTATGGGGTCTTTCATGTTAATGAATATTCCGCATCTATCATTGGTATTATAGCTGTAACCATACAGGGTACCAATTGAGCTTATGTTAAGCCTCTCATTGATCTGACTTCTATCACACGCTTTTATTTTCAGGAGACGTTCCTAGGGTCAACGGGCAGCTGGCTGTTTCTCGTGCTTTTGGAGACAAAAGCCTCAAGTCACATTTGCGATCAGATCCCGACGTACAAGATACCTTCGTAGACAATACTACTGATGTTCTAATCCTTGCCAGTGATGGTCTTTGGAAGGTGAAACATTTTACCTGATCTTTCTTCTCCTTGGTGCATTGTGCCAATTATTTTGGCAGTCTAGAAAAACGGGGAAGAATTCACCTAAACGGAGCGTGCTTCAAATATCATGAcaataactttttttcttctgtatgTGATAATCTAGGTCATGGATAATCAAGAGGCAGTTGATATTGCAAGAAAGATTAAAGACCCTCTGAAGGCAGCTAAGCAACTAACAGCTGAAGCACTGAAAAGAGATAGTAAAGATGATATTTCTTGCGTTGTTGTTAGATTTAGGGGATGATACCAGTAAAACCATATTGCTTTCCGGGTGCAGTATATAGCAATAAATCAAGTTTCGTCGCATGCAAGGCTGATTTATGAATGGATtacacaacaacaacaaatacATACCTGGTTGGGGTAAACCTTGAATGAGTTATGCAGCATGGAAATTggccaaagaaaaagaagggagaaATAGTGGAATGCTTCCCACTGTAAATTTATGCTCTTATTTATGTTCTGGTGTTTGATATTGTTTGAATTCTTTGAGAAGGTGATTTAGTTTGATGTATATGTGGCCATTTTACTTTACTCAAATGACCAAGCGGCTATGTAGATGACATGCTTCTGTTTGTGATTGGAGGAATGCATTTTGTTTTGGACCAGGTTTTTCCTTTTGCGGTATCAAATTTGTTGAAGACTGCTTACCAGTGGAGATTTTAGCTGGGATAATACAATTCTTTGTTCTTCCCTAGCCTAGTCATTTGTTATGATCGAAGTCCGGTAATACTAAAAGTTTGTAGTTTTGATTTGAAATTCCTCTCATTCCACTCAacttaaataatttcttttaacttttagtgttttttaatttttaatttttaattttttttaagactttgaaaatttaaaattagcCATAGCCATTGAGGCGGGGGAGTTTTagattgaattttgaatttagtCACTTtcgaaagaaataaaaaggattAATTCGTCCATTTAATTAGAACCATTACATTGGTAACATATGTATGAATATGTACCTATACGTGCGTTAGGCCAGTTGAGCAAGGAAGTGGACCAGTTTTCTTGCACTTGAGTTCAAATACCCTCCCCGTACTTGTATAAGAAAAAGTCTGataaaaaacaataacatattcaagaattcaatctaacacttgattttaataaataaatgaaaaggaaaataatttttaacgaAGGTTTTTCATTATAGGGACATTTTCAGATACCAAATGTAACAAAGaggtaaattcataaaactatTCAGGGGTACAATATACAAATATGGTATATAGCAGGAGGGAGGGATAG
The window above is part of the Prunus dulcis chromosome 1, ALMONDv2, whole genome shotgun sequence genome. Proteins encoded here:
- the LOC117615457 gene encoding probable protein phosphatase 2C 10 isoform X1, whose translation is MNQHVSNWLLSWFGALKISYGGRSSSGSGKGRSHDGLAKYGFSLVKGKANHPMEDYHVAKFVRSQGHELGLFAIYDGHLGDTVPAYLQKHLFSNILKEEEFWVDPNRSILKAYERTDQAILSHSSDLGRGGSTAVTAILLNGQRLWVANVGDSRAVLSKGGQAVQMSIDHEPNTERGSIENKGGFVSNMPGDVPRVNGQLAVSRAFGDKSLKSHLRSDPDVQDTFVDNTTDVLILASDGLWKVMDNQEAVDIARKIKDPLKAAKQLTAEALKRDSKDDISCVVVRFRG
- the LOC117615457 gene encoding probable protein phosphatase 2C 10 isoform X2, encoding MDRLCCFSGSYSQYGGRSSSGSGKGRSHDGLAKYGFSLVKGKANHPMEDYHVAKFVRSQGHELGLFAIYDGHLGDTVPAYLQKHLFSNILKEEEFWVDPNRSILKAYERTDQAILSHSSDLGRGGSTAVTAILLNGQRLWVANVGDSRAVLSKGGQAVQMSIDHEPNTERGSIENKGGFVSNMPGDVPRVNGQLAVSRAFGDKSLKSHLRSDPDVQDTFVDNTTDVLILASDGLWKVMDNQEAVDIARKIKDPLKAAKQLTAEALKRDSKDDISCVVVRFRG